One genomic window of Megachile rotundata isolate GNS110a chromosome 12, iyMegRotu1, whole genome shotgun sequence includes the following:
- the LOC105662012 gene encoding uncharacterized protein LOC105662012 — protein sequence MLYLPSATQHVITSAETDNNRQHIPCRTLIDTCATTNFSTEHLANRLNIPQQKCSIPIGALNVLSTVARHYITATIQSRVSDYQRTLSFLTIPKIASFIPEQHIDQSKIKIPKNIKLADTDFHRPAPIDMLLGSGAALSLLSIGQINLAPPEEPGLYLQKTKVGWVIGGSSPGSDSPHSTTCHNIRTLHFGMARFWEIEESPQTQHLSDSDKFAEQHYVRHTKRNNDGRYVVALPFKDNIGQLGESKTQALKRFESLERKLQFYRKSIAQS from the exons ATGTTGTATCTGCCATCAGCCACACAACACGTTATTACATCAGCCGAAACAG acAACAACAGACAACATATTCCCTGTCGCACACTCATAGACACGTGTGCGACCACAAATTTCAGTACAGAACATTTAGCAAACAGGCTCAACATTCCACAGCAGAAATGTTCGATTCCCATTGGTGCTCTCAATGTTTTATCAACAGTAGCAAGACACTACATTACAGCTACGATACAGTCAAGAGTCAGTGATTACCAACGTACATTGAGTTTCTtaacaattccaaaaattgcatCGTTCATTCCGGAACAGCACATAGAtcaatctaaaattaaaattcctaaaaacatCAAGCTGGCAGACACGGACTTTCACCGCCCAGCTCCCATAGACATGTTACTTGGCTCAGGAGCCGCGTTATCACTCTTGAGTATAGGACAAATTAACTTAGCTCCACCAGAAGAACCCGGGTTGTACCTTCAAAAGACAAAGGTTGGTTGGGTCATCGGGGGGAGTTCTCCAGGTTCCGATTCGCCCCACAGCACGACCTGCCATAACATCAGGACTTTACACTTTGGTATGGCTCGGTTTTGGGAGATTGAAGAGAGCCCACAGACCCAACATCTCTCAGATTCGGACAAATTCGCGGAACAACATTACGTCCGACACACAAAACGGAACAACGACGGACGTTACGTCGTGGCGCTTCCTTTCAAGGATAACATCGGTCAACTTGGGGAATCAAAAACACAAGCCTTAAAACGATTCGAATCTCTTGAAaggaaattacaattttacagaAAGAGTATCGCACAGTCATGA
- the LOC105662011 gene encoding uncharacterized protein LOC105662011 produces MRLPTFDGKIEEWASYFDSFSSMIDQNTDLTLVQKLQYLRSTLTGRAAACIQCLSTTDANYVGAIELLKEKFDCKRRILLKHCDGILAVPKLTKDTPTALGELVDTVRQNLRSLKNLQVDTTSWDCILIAIILSKISADTAWH; encoded by the coding sequence ATGAGGTTGCCAACATTCGACGGGAAAATAGAAGAATGGGCCTCTTACTTTGACAGCTTCTCTTCTATGATAGATCAAAACACAGATTTAACACTCGTTCAGAAACTCCAATATCTAAGATCGACATTAACGGGAAGGGCCGCCGCGTGCATCCAGTGTCTTAGCACTACAGATGCTAATTACGTAGGCGCGATAGAACTTTTGAAGGAGAAGTTCGATTGCAAGCGGCGAATTCTGTTAAAACATTGTGACGGAATTTTAGCGGTTCCAAAATTGACAAAAGACACCCCGACAGCATTAGGAGAACTAGTAGACACTGTCCGCCAAAACCTACGgtctttaaaaaatttacaagtagATACAACATCTTGGGATTGCATTTTGATAGCCATAATCCTTTCAAAAATAAGTGCTGACACCGCATGGCACTAG
- the LOC143265519 gene encoding uncharacterized protein LOC143265519 → METRVDKRTIGVFGVKAGHGLLDWAANELREIQDLLQSQDHHSKVQSFLANKAIEWNFIPPHAPHFGGLWEAAVKAFKHHLIRVVGTELITFEDLNTLIIEIEAILNSRPLTPISSDSNDLLVLTPGHFLIGDSMTSLRERDFTVVPANRLSSWQHIQQMRQHFWKRWHREYLNELTRRTKWTKGAHSIKEGTVVLLREDNIPPMQWALGRVTKVHPGSDGIVRAVTVKTATGVLDRSTKKLVPLLYQPEDFPGNIDPASLDRAGQSQSQHRPSSPDRAGQS, encoded by the exons ATGGAAACGCGCGTTGACAAGAGGACTATTGGAGTGTTCGGTGTGAAAGCTGGACATGGACTGCTTGATT GGGCGGCTAATGAGTTACGTGAAATACAGGATCTTTTACAATCACAGGACCACCACAGTAAGGTCCAATCTTTTCTCGCAAACAAGGCAATCGAATGGAATTTCATTCCACCCCACGCACCACACTTTGGTGGGTTGTGGGAGGCGGCGGTGAAAGCGTTCAAACACCACCTGATACGTGTCGTAGGGACTGAGTTAAtcacatttgaggatttgaacaccttaataatagaaatagagGCAATCCTCAACTCCCGTCCCTTGACTCCTATCTCCTCGGACTCCAATGACCTCCTCGTCCTTACACCCGGTCACTTCCTCATTGGCGACTCCATGACGAGCCTACGCGAGCGCGATTTTACCGTTGTTCCAGCCAACCGTCTTTCGAGCTGGCAACACATCCAGCAAATGAGGCAACACTTCTGGAAGCGGTGGCACAGGGAATATTTGAACGAGCTAACCCGACGCACGAAATGGACCAAGGGCGCTCACTCCATCAAAGAAGGCACAGTGGTCCTTCTACGCGAGGACAACATCCCTCCAATGCAGTGGGCTTTAGGTAGGGTGACTAAGGTGCATCCCGGCTCCGACGGTATCGTCCGGGCTGTTACAGTCAAAACAGCTACCGGCGTACTTGATCGGAGTACGAAAAAACTTGTACCTTTGCTCTACCAGCCCGAAGATTTCCCTGGCAACATCGACCCAGCTTCACTTGACAGAGCTGGACAGTCCCAGAGCCAACATCGACCCAGTTCCCCTGACAGAGCTGGACAGTCCTAA
- the LOC143265520 gene encoding uncharacterized protein LOC143265520, which yields MFQLTRKNPADLISRGQTPEEFLRPSTWQHGPEWLAKEEEFWPKTDIILTFKDTVIPEQKTATCLVSTLTDTSILDSYSSWNKMQRIVARCLRWKTIKRIKGNLTVSELRHAHNILIKTLQRVHFSQELRRLSRSQLDVGGKLQRLNPFIDREGILRVGGHLKHAMIPFYQRHPIILPKARVTLLIIEAEHKLQLHIGVQNTLYAIRRRYWPIDGRSQVWQAIKTCTRCIRARPPPVDYVMGNLPEARITESRPFTYTGVDYCGPFYIKEKKHRNRTRVKVYVAVFVCLAVKAVHLELVSDLTTEVKWLRGSNTRIN from the coding sequence ATGTTTCAACTGACCAGAAAGAATCCTGCCGATCTTATTTCCCGCGGTCAAACTCCGGAAGAGTTTCTTCGTCCTTCCACCTGGCAACATGGTCCAGAATGGCTGGCGAAGGAAGAAGAGTTTTGGCCAAAAACCGACATAATTCTGACATTCAAGGACACAGTTATACCTGAACAGAAAACAGCAACGTGTCTTGTCAGCACATTAACAGACACGAGCATCCTGGATTCCTACTCGTCGTGGAATAAGATGCAGCGGATCGTCGCACGCTGTCTCCGCTGGAAAACAATCAAGAGGATTAAAGGCAACTTAACAGTCTCAGAACTTCGACATGCACATAACATCTTGATTAAAACACTTCAACGTGTACATTTTTCCCAGGAACTACGTCGTCTGTCTCGCAGTCAACTCGATGTCGGTGGAAAGTTGCAAAGACTCAACCCGTTCATCGACAGAGAGGGCATATTGCGGGTTGGAGGCCACCTGAAGCATGCGATGATTCCATTTTACCAACGACATCCCATCATCTTACCGAAGGCACGTGTCACATTACTAATAATAGAAGCGGAACACAAACTACAGCTACATATAGGTGTACAAAACACCCTGTACGCAATTAGGCGGCGTTATTGGCCCATCGACGGTCGAAGCCAGGTTTGGCAGGCCATAAAGACCTGCACGCGCTGCATTCGAGCCCGGCCACCACCGGTGGACTATGTTATGGGCAACCTACCCGAGGCAAGAATAACAGAGTCCCGCCCATTTACATACACCGGGGTGGATTACTGTGGGCCCTTTTACATTAAGGAGAAGAAGCACCGAAACCGAACGCGCGTGAAAGTCTATGTTGCGGTTTTTGTGTGCCTGGCCGTAAAGGCAGTTCACTTAGAATTAGTAAGTGATCTAACAACAGAAGTGAAGTGGTTGCGTGGTTCGAATACACGGATTAATtaa
- the LOC105662014 gene encoding uncharacterized protein LOC105662014 produces the protein MNEYLDLGYMEQVTEDQDSSDGYYLPHHGVIKVSSETTKLRVVFDGSAGTSSGLSLNDTLHTGPKVQEDLLYILLRFRLYRYVITGDIEKMYRQFLVREEDRKYQRILWRDSSDRITTFQLKTVTFGLLAAPLLAIRSLVQLAHDERHRFPTASNILLRDFYVDDLLTGATTIEEARRIRKELTSLLDTAKLNIRQWVSNSDSPLRDLPEQAINKKLHIGESSTLKTLGVVWNSSQDTISYEVKPQLAKTNITKRFISSEIAKIYDPLGLLGPVIILAKVLLQKLWTIRVDWDESLSMDIYTEWVTFYKQLPLLNNTVFNRYIIIASPISIELHGFCDASEKTYGACIYVRSTNATGQVQVDLLIAKSKVAPLKTQSIPRLELCAALLLSTLMTTVRKALHLQVQHTTFWSDSTIVLHWLRTSPHLLKTFIANRISKIQSTTDITH, from the exons ATGAATGAGTACCTTGACCTCGGCTATATGGAACAGGTCACAGAGGATCAGGACTCTTCTGACGGATACTACCTGCCTCACCATGGGGTTATAAAGGTTTCCAGCGAAACCACAAAACTAAGAGTGGTTTTCGACGGGTCAGCAGGTACATCTTCCGGACTCTCATTGAATGACACCTTGCACACAGGGCCGAAGGTTCAGGAAGACCTGTTGTACATTCTCCTACGATTCCGCTTATACCGCTACGTCATAACAGGGGACATCGAAAAAATGTACAGGCAGTTTTTGGTGCGTGAAGAGGATCGTAAATACCAGCGAATACTTTGGCGCGATTCCTCTGACAGGATTACAACATTCCAACTCAAAACTGTCACATTTGGACTATTAGCTGCTCCGTTGTTGGCTATTCGTTCACTAGTCCAGCTCGCCCACGATGAAAGACATCGCTTCCCGACGGCATCGAACATTCTGTTGCGCGACTTTTACGTGGACGATTTACTCACAGGAGCTACGACAATAGAAGAGGCACGCAGGATCCGCAAAGAGTTGACATCGCTATTAGATACAGCCAAATTGAATATTAGACAATGg gTATCTAATAGCGACTCTCCGTTAAGGGATCTTCCGGAACAGGCCATCAACAAAAAATTACACATAGGCGAGTCATCCACTTTGAAAACGCTAGGTGTGGTTTGGAACTCCTCACAGGATACAATTTCCTACGAGGTCAAACCACAACTAGCAAAAACAAACATCACAAAACGATTCATTTCCTCCGAAATAGCGAAAATTTATGACCCGTTAGGCCTCTTGGGACCTGTCATTATTCTCGCTAAGGTCTTGTTACAGAAGCTTTGGACAATTCGGGTTGACTGGGATGAGTCACTTTCCATGGACATTTACACAGAATGGGTTACATTTTACAAACAGCTTCCACTTTTAAACAATACAGTTTTCAACAGATACATAATTATTGCTTCTCCAATTTCAATCGAGCTACATGGATTCTGCGACGCGAGTGAGAAGACCTACGGGGCTTGTATCTACGTGCGCTCAACAAACGCGACCGGGCAGGTACAGGTGGACCTTCTCATCGCGAAATCCAAGGTCGCTCCATTAAAAACCCAATCGATACCACGTTTAGAACTGTGTGCTGCTCTCCTTTTGTCTACATTAATGACAACCGTGAGAAAAGCCCTGCATTTACAAGTACAACACACTACATTCTGGTCAGACTCTACAATAGTTCTCCACTGGTTACGTACTTCACCACATCTTCTGAAAACATTCATCGCGAACAGAATATCTAAAATACAGTCAACAACAGATATTACACATTAG